Proteins from a single region of Hymenobacter aquaticus:
- a CDS encoding citrate synthase: MAESAELILDGKSYSFPVTEGTEHEKAIDIAKLRDQTGYITIDSGYKNTGATKSAITFLDGEEGILRYRGYPIEQLAEQSSFIEVAYLLIYGKLPTQAELDDFSHQITKHTLVHEDVRKIFDGFPSAAHPMAILSSLICSLTAFYPESVSPDLSKEEIDLNVIRLMAKISTIAAWTYKNNMGHPLNYPRNDLDYCANFLYMMFSFPTEKYEIDPRIVSALNKLLILHADHEQNCSTSTVRLVGSANASLYGSVSAGINALWGPLHGGANQEVLEMLQAIQKDGGDTSKFIAKAKDKNDSFRLMGFGHRVYKNFDPRAKIIKKAADEVLSALGINDPLLKIAQELEQAALTDEYFIERKLYPNVDFYSGIIYRAIGIPTEMFTVMFALGRLPGWIAQWKEMRENKEPIGRPRQVYTGELERDYVGIEQRS, translated from the coding sequence ATGGCAGAGTCTGCTGAACTGATCCTCGACGGGAAGTCCTACTCCTTCCCCGTCACCGAGGGCACCGAACACGAAAAGGCAATTGACATTGCCAAGCTGCGTGACCAGACCGGTTACATCACTATCGATTCGGGCTACAAAAACACGGGAGCTACCAAAAGCGCCATTACGTTCCTCGACGGCGAGGAAGGCATCCTGCGCTACCGCGGCTACCCGATTGAGCAGCTGGCCGAGCAGTCCAGCTTTATCGAAGTAGCATACCTGCTGATCTACGGCAAGCTGCCCACCCAGGCCGAGCTCGACGACTTCAGCCACCAGATTACCAAGCACACCCTCGTGCACGAAGACGTGCGCAAGATTTTCGACGGCTTCCCCTCGGCGGCCCACCCCATGGCCATCCTGAGCAGCCTGATCTGCTCGCTGACCGCCTTCTACCCCGAAAGCGTGTCGCCGGATCTGAGCAAGGAAGAAATTGACCTGAACGTAATCCGTCTCATGGCCAAGATTTCGACCATTGCCGCCTGGACCTACAAGAACAACATGGGCCATCCGCTGAACTATCCGCGGAACGACCTCGACTACTGCGCCAACTTCCTGTACATGATGTTCAGCTTCCCCACGGAGAAGTATGAAATCGACCCGCGCATCGTGTCGGCCCTCAACAAGCTGCTCATCCTGCACGCCGACCACGAGCAGAACTGCTCTACCTCGACCGTGCGCCTGGTGGGCTCGGCCAACGCCTCGCTCTACGGCTCGGTTTCGGCCGGTATCAACGCCCTGTGGGGCCCGCTGCACGGCGGTGCCAACCAGGAAGTGCTGGAAATGCTGCAGGCTATTCAGAAGGACGGCGGCGACACGAGCAAGTTCATTGCCAAGGCCAAAGACAAAAACGACTCGTTCCGTCTGATGGGCTTCGGGCACCGCGTCTACAAGAACTTCGACCCCCGCGCCAAGATCATCAAGAAGGCCGCCGACGAAGTGCTGTCCGCGCTGGGCATCAACGACCCGCTGCTGAAGATTGCCCAGGAGCTGGAGCAGGCGGCCCTCACCGACGAGTATTTCATTGAGCGTAAGCTGTATCCGAACGTTGACTTCTACTCCGGCATCATCTACCGCGCCATCGGCATCCCGACCGAGATGTTCACGGTGATGTTTGCCCTGGGCCGCCTGCCCGGCTGGATTGCCCAGTGGAAAGAGATGCGCGAAAACAAGGAGCCCATCGGCCGTCCCCGGCAGGTGTACACCGGCGAGCTGGAGCGCGACTACGTCGGCATCGAGCAACGCTCGTAA
- a CDS encoding OmpA family protein, whose amino-acid sequence MLLFGLGILPPTAATAQNKLSSTNTKAKSLYDKAQSQARDRQFEKAIETLTVLNQKFPSLGEPYVMKGSLLKAMGENRGAFEAYRDGLTKLPLDPARSLDYYTLADLAMSFGDYPTAGDNYKRFIKTAPKGQRFVFRAQRQLLNCEFAVKAMASPVGIEPTRLTEPMNTFRYQYFPALTADNRFLVYTARPTVQSNEDLFIAKQNKDGSLGNPVSISPAINTSYNEGAGSISGDGKTLVFASCDRPNAVGNCDLYISRRTGNAWSKPQNLGRNVNSVEWDSQPTLSADGRTLYFTSTRRGGKGQEDLYVTTLQDDGTWSLARNLGEPVNTPGKDMAPFIHASGTTLYYVTDGLVGMGGLDVFRCELQAGNKWSDPQNLGYPLNTFENEASLFISSDNRRGFCSRSRAPEVGVKAERDRPVELFAFEVPQPVKARETSTYTQGRVFDAITKKPIKADVQLFDLLTDELTQYVTSDSEDGDYTVVLNEGRQYAMYAVADKYLMKSLSFDYSDKRAFDPLTLDIYLEPLRAGRSIVLNNLFFDTNQFDLKPTSRTELNRLIQFMRQYQDVQVEVSGHTDDVGADADNITLSQNRARAVYNYLIEHGVKATRLRYKGYGETKPLAPNDSEAHRQQNRRIELKIL is encoded by the coding sequence TTGCTTCTATTTGGTCTGGGTATTCTACCGCCCACGGCAGCCACTGCCCAGAACAAGCTGTCGAGCACCAACACCAAAGCCAAAAGCCTGTACGATAAGGCCCAGAGCCAGGCCCGTGACCGGCAGTTCGAGAAGGCTATTGAAACGCTGACCGTCCTCAACCAGAAGTTCCCGTCCCTGGGTGAGCCCTACGTGATGAAAGGCTCCCTGCTGAAGGCCATGGGCGAAAACCGGGGGGCGTTTGAGGCCTACCGCGACGGACTCACCAAGCTGCCGCTCGACCCGGCCCGGTCCCTGGACTACTACACGCTGGCCGACCTGGCCATGAGCTTCGGCGACTACCCCACGGCCGGCGACAACTACAAGCGCTTTATCAAAACGGCTCCGAAAGGCCAGCGCTTCGTATTCCGGGCCCAGCGGCAGCTGCTCAACTGCGAGTTTGCCGTGAAGGCCATGGCCAGCCCCGTCGGTATTGAGCCCACGCGCCTCACGGAGCCGATGAACACCTTCCGCTACCAGTACTTCCCGGCCCTGACGGCCGACAACCGGTTTCTGGTGTACACGGCCCGGCCCACGGTGCAAAGCAACGAGGATCTGTTCATTGCCAAGCAAAACAAGGATGGCTCCCTGGGCAACCCCGTGTCGATTTCGCCGGCCATCAACACCAGCTACAACGAAGGCGCGGGCTCGATTTCGGGGGACGGCAAGACGCTGGTATTCGCTTCCTGCGACCGGCCCAACGCCGTGGGCAACTGTGACCTGTACATTTCGCGTCGGACCGGCAATGCTTGGAGCAAGCCCCAGAACCTGGGCCGCAACGTCAACTCGGTGGAGTGGGACTCCCAGCCCACGCTGTCGGCCGACGGCCGCACCCTGTATTTCACCTCCACCCGCCGGGGCGGCAAGGGCCAGGAAGACCTCTACGTGACGACCCTGCAGGACGACGGCACCTGGAGTCTGGCCCGCAACCTGGGCGAGCCGGTCAACACGCCCGGCAAGGACATGGCCCCCTTCATCCACGCCAGCGGCACCACGCTCTACTACGTCACCGATGGGCTGGTGGGCATGGGTGGGCTGGACGTGTTCCGGTGCGAGCTGCAGGCCGGCAATAAGTGGAGCGACCCGCAGAACCTGGGCTACCCGCTCAACACGTTCGAAAACGAAGCCTCCCTGTTTATTTCCTCCGACAACCGCCGCGGCTTCTGTTCCCGCTCCCGGGCCCCGGAAGTGGGCGTGAAGGCCGAGCGGGACCGGCCCGTGGAGCTGTTTGCCTTCGAGGTGCCCCAGCCCGTGAAAGCCCGCGAAACCAGCACCTACACCCAGGGCCGGGTCTTCGATGCCATTACCAAAAAGCCCATCAAGGCCGATGTGCAGCTGTTCGACCTGCTGACCGATGAGCTGACCCAGTACGTGACTTCCGACTCCGAAGACGGCGACTATACCGTGGTCCTCAACGAGGGCCGGCAGTACGCCATGTACGCCGTGGCCGACAAGTACCTGATGAAGAGCCTGAGCTTCGACTATTCCGACAAGCGCGCCTTCGACCCGCTGACCCTGGACATCTACCTGGAACCGCTGCGGGCCGGGCGCAGCATCGTGCTCAACAACCTGTTTTTCGATACCAATCAGTTTGATCTTAAGCCTACTTCGCGCACCGAGCTAAACCGCCTGATTCAGTTTATGCGGCAATACCAGGACGTGCAGGTCGAGGTATCGGGCCACACCGATGACGTGGGCGCCGACGCGGACAACATCACCCTGTCGCAGAACCGGGCCCGTGCCGTCTATAACTACCTGATTGAGCACGGGGTGAAAGCCACCCGCCTGCGCTACAAGGGGTACGGCGAAACCAAACCCCTGGCCCCCAACGATTCGGAAGCCCACCGCCAGCAAAACCGGCGGATTGAGCTGAAGATCCTATAA
- a CDS encoding 7-carboxy-7-deazaguanine synthase QueE: MLHVLPITSTPPAAGPAVATLPLMEQFYTIQGEGYNTGRAAYFLRLGGCDVGCVWCDVKESWDADAHPRVAIADMVAAVTAHPGRNVVITGGEPLMHDLTELTAALHAAGCQNWIETSGAYPLSGQWDWICVSPKKFKAPLPEVVRQAHELKIIIFNKSDFAWAEQHAALVGEHTRLYLQPEWSKAPQMMPLIVDYVKENPRWQVSLQTHKYLDIP, translated from the coding sequence TTGCTGCACGTACTTCCAATAACGTCGACGCCCCCGGCCGCTGGGCCGGCGGTGGCCACCCTGCCCCTGATGGAGCAGTTTTACACCATTCAGGGCGAGGGCTACAACACGGGCCGCGCGGCCTACTTCCTGCGCCTGGGCGGCTGCGACGTCGGCTGCGTGTGGTGCGACGTGAAAGAGTCGTGGGATGCTGATGCCCACCCGCGCGTGGCCATTGCCGACATGGTGGCCGCCGTTACGGCGCACCCCGGCCGCAACGTGGTAATTACCGGCGGCGAGCCGCTGATGCACGATTTGACCGAGCTGACGGCCGCGTTGCACGCCGCCGGCTGCCAGAACTGGATTGAAACCTCCGGCGCCTACCCGCTGTCGGGCCAGTGGGACTGGATTTGCGTGTCGCCCAAGAAGTTCAAGGCCCCGCTGCCCGAGGTGGTGCGGCAGGCCCACGAGCTGAAAATCATCATCTTCAACAAAAGCGACTTTGCCTGGGCCGAGCAGCACGCCGCCCTGGTGGGCGAGCATACCCGCCTGTACTTACAGCCCGAGTGGAGCAAAGCCCCGCAAATGATGCCGCTGATAGTGGATTACGTGAAAGAAAATCCGCGCTGGCAGGTGTCCTTGCAGACGCATAAATACCTTGATATTCCGTAG
- a CDS encoding bifunctional 5,10-methylenetetrahydrofolate dehydrogenase/5,10-methenyltetrahydrofolate cyclohydrolase yields MTTAPEAPATYRLIDGKQTAEDIKVEIAAEVAQRKAAGLKVPHLAAILVGHDGGSETYVRNKVLACERVGFESTLLRYEDDITEAELLAKVQELNRDEQIDGFIVQLPLPKHIDPNKVIEAIRPEKDVDGFHPMNIGRMVAGLPALLPATPSGIVELLRRYELVTDGKHCVVIGRSNIVGTPVSILLAKNLEPGNCTVTLCHSRTQNLAEITRTADILVAALGRPGFVTADMVSPGAVVIDVGTTRVEDATKKAGWALRGDVNFDEVAPKASYITPVPGGVGPMTIAMLLLNTLRAAKGEVYPRKAG; encoded by the coding sequence ATGACCACTGCTCCTGAAGCCCCCGCCACCTACCGCCTTATCGACGGCAAGCAGACCGCCGAAGACATCAAAGTGGAAATTGCCGCCGAAGTTGCCCAGCGCAAGGCCGCCGGCCTGAAAGTGCCCCACCTGGCCGCCATCCTCGTCGGCCACGACGGCGGCTCCGAAACCTACGTCCGCAACAAGGTGCTGGCCTGCGAGCGGGTCGGCTTCGAAAGCACCCTGCTGCGCTACGAAGACGACATCACCGAGGCCGAGCTATTGGCCAAGGTGCAGGAGCTGAACCGGGACGAGCAGATTGACGGCTTCATCGTGCAGCTGCCCCTGCCCAAGCACATCGACCCCAACAAGGTCATCGAAGCCATCCGCCCCGAAAAGGACGTGGACGGTTTTCACCCCATGAACATCGGGCGGATGGTGGCTGGCTTGCCGGCGCTGCTGCCCGCTACGCCCTCGGGCATCGTGGAGCTGCTGCGCCGTTACGAGCTGGTGACGGATGGCAAGCACTGCGTGGTAATCGGACGGAGCAACATTGTGGGTACGCCGGTTAGCATCTTGCTGGCCAAGAACTTGGAGCCGGGCAACTGCACCGTGACTTTATGCCACTCCCGTACCCAGAACCTGGCCGAAATTACCCGCACCGCCGACATTCTGGTGGCGGCGCTGGGCCGGCCGGGCTTCGTCACGGCCGACATGGTCAGCCCCGGCGCGGTGGTTATCGACGTGGGCACGACCCGGGTGGAGGATGCCACCAAGAAAGCCGGCTGGGCCCTGCGCGGCGACGTGAACTTCGACGAGGTGGCGCCCAAGGCCAGCTACATCACGCCCGTGCCCGGCGGCGTAGGTCCCATGACCATTGCCATGCTGCTGCTGAACACGTTGCGGGCGGCCAAAGGGGAGGTGTACCCGCGCAAGGCCGGCTAA
- the lepA gene encoding translation elongation factor 4, whose translation MKNIRNFCIIAHIDHGKSTLADRLLEFTSTVSKRDMQAQLLDNMDLERERGITIKSHAIQMQYPYKGEMYTLNLIDTPGHVDFSYEVSRSIAACEGALLIVDASQGIEAQTISNLYLAIGSDLEIIPVLNKIDLPHAMPEEVSDEIVDLIGCDIEDIIHASGKTGIGIENILNAICDRIPAPKGDPEAPLQALIFDSVFNSYRGIEVLFRIKNGTMRKGDKLRFMATGKEYGADEIGILGLNQEPRQEMSAGNVGYLISGIKEAREVKVGDTITHTARPTEEAIVGFEDVKPMVFAGIYPVDTTEYEELRSSMEKLQLNDASLVWEPETSAALGFGFRCGFLGMLHMEIVQERLEREFNMTVITTVPSVQFHATGTKDQLLTINAPSEMPEPNLIKHIEEPFIKAQIITAAEYVGAIITLCMEKRGVIKGQSYLTSERVEMNFELPLSEIVFDFFDKLKTISRGYASLDYELIGFRESDMVKLDIMLNGEKVDALSAIVHRSKSYEWGKRICEKLRELLPRQMFDIAIQASIGQKIIARETVKALRKNVIAKCYGGDISRKRKLLEKQKEGKKRMRSVGSVEIPQEAFLAVLKLD comes from the coding sequence GTGAAGAACATTCGCAATTTCTGCATCATCGCCCACATCGACCACGGCAAAAGCACGCTGGCCGACCGGCTCCTGGAATTTACCAGCACCGTGTCGAAGCGCGACATGCAGGCCCAGCTGCTCGATAACATGGATCTGGAGCGGGAGCGGGGCATTACCATCAAGAGCCACGCCATCCAGATGCAGTACCCCTACAAGGGGGAAATGTACACGCTCAACCTGATTGACACGCCCGGGCACGTCGACTTCAGCTACGAAGTAAGCCGCTCCATTGCCGCCTGCGAAGGCGCTTTGCTGATCGTGGACGCCTCGCAGGGCATTGAGGCCCAGACGATTTCCAACCTGTACCTGGCCATCGGCTCGGACCTGGAAATCATTCCGGTGCTCAACAAGATTGACCTGCCGCACGCCATGCCCGAGGAAGTATCCGACGAAATCGTGGACCTGATCGGCTGCGACATCGAGGATATCATCCACGCCTCCGGCAAAACTGGTATCGGCATCGAGAACATCCTGAACGCCATCTGCGACCGTATCCCGGCGCCGAAAGGCGACCCGGAAGCCCCGCTGCAAGCCCTGATTTTCGACTCGGTCTTCAACTCCTACCGCGGTATCGAGGTCCTGTTCCGCATCAAGAACGGCACCATGCGCAAGGGCGACAAGCTCCGCTTCATGGCCACCGGCAAGGAATACGGCGCCGACGAAATCGGGATTCTGGGCCTCAACCAGGAACCCCGCCAGGAAATGAGCGCCGGCAACGTGGGCTACCTGATTTCGGGCATCAAAGAAGCCCGGGAAGTAAAGGTCGGCGACACGATTACGCACACGGCCCGCCCTACCGAGGAAGCCATTGTGGGCTTCGAGGACGTGAAGCCGATGGTATTTGCCGGCATCTACCCGGTGGACACCACCGAGTACGAGGAGCTGCGCTCCTCGATGGAAAAGCTTCAGCTCAACGACGCCTCCCTGGTGTGGGAGCCCGAAACCTCGGCGGCCCTGGGCTTCGGCTTCCGCTGCGGCTTTTTGGGCATGCTGCACATGGAAATCGTGCAGGAGCGCCTGGAGCGCGAGTTCAACATGACGGTCATTACCACCGTGCCCAGCGTGCAGTTTCACGCCACCGGCACCAAAGACCAGCTGCTGACCATCAACGCGCCCTCCGAAATGCCGGAGCCGAACCTGATTAAGCACATTGAGGAGCCCTTCATCAAGGCCCAGATCATCACGGCGGCCGAGTACGTCGGGGCCATCATTACGCTGTGCATGGAAAAGCGCGGCGTGATTAAGGGCCAGAGCTACCTGACCAGTGAGCGGGTGGAAATGAACTTCGAGCTGCCCCTGTCCGAAATCGTGTTCGACTTCTTCGACAAGCTCAAGACCATTTCGCGCGGCTACGCCTCGCTCGACTACGAGCTGATCGGCTTCCGCGAGTCGGACATGGTCAAGCTCGACATCATGCTCAACGGCGAGAAGGTCGATGCCTTGTCGGCCATCGTGCACCGCTCCAAGAGCTACGAGTGGGGCAAGCGCATCTGCGAAAAGCTGCGCGAGCTGCTGCCCCGCCAGATGTTCGACATTGCCATTCAGGCCTCGATCGGGCAGAAAATCATTGCCCGCGAGACTGTGAAAGCCCTGCGCAAAAACGTAATTGCCAAGTGCTACGGCGGCGACATCAGCCGCAAGCGCAAGCTGCTCGAAAAGCAGAAGGAAGGCAAGAAGCGCATGCGCTCGGTCGGTTCCGTCGAAATACCCCAGGAGGCCTTTTTGGCCGTCCTCAAATTGGATTGA
- a CDS encoding GlcG/HbpS family heme-binding protein: protein MSILLEQAQAAVRAAQQKALEMGVKMNIAVVDAGANLTAFARMDGAWLGSLDISIKKAKTARFFDMPTGELGKISQPGGPLFNIEHSNGGLITFPGGIPILDSNGRVIGAIGVSGSTVEDDHAVAQAGVAAVRDVR from the coding sequence ATGAGCATTCTTCTCGAACAAGCCCAGGCCGCCGTGCGCGCCGCCCAGCAAAAAGCCCTCGAAATGGGCGTAAAGATGAACATTGCCGTGGTCGATGCCGGGGCCAACCTCACGGCCTTCGCCCGCATGGACGGCGCCTGGCTCGGCTCCCTGGACATCTCCATCAAGAAGGCCAAAACCGCCCGCTTCTTCGACATGCCTACCGGCGAGCTGGGCAAGATTTCCCAGCCCGGCGGCCCGCTCTTCAACATTGAGCACTCCAACGGCGGCCTGATTACCTTCCCCGGCGGCATTCCCATCCTCGACAGCAACGGCCGCGTCATCGGGGCCATCGGCGTGTCGGGCAGCACCGTGGAAGACGACCACGCCGTGGCCCAGGCCGGGGTAGCGGCCGTGCGCGACGTGCGCTAA